The genomic interval CGCCACCCGGAATACGGCTACGACATCCTCAAGTCCGGTTCCAATCTGAGTGCCGACAGCCTGGACGTGGTGCTGTCACATCACGAACGCATGAACGGTACCGGCTACCCCCGGGGACTGACGGGCGACCGGATCGGCCATTACAGTCAGCTGGTCGCCATTGCCGACGTTTACGATGCGATCACCAGCAACCGGGTCTACCAGCGCGGCCGCTCGGCCGCCGAAGCGCTACGCATCATGCAGACCAGTCCGGGGGAGTTCAACGACGAACTGCTGGCGCGTTTTGCTGAAAACCTGGGCGCCTACCCGCCGGGCAGCGTCGTCGAACTCAACACCGGCGAGGTCGGCCTGATCATGCCCAACCGAGAGGACAAGCCGCGTCCGACGGTGCTGATCATCCTGGATCACAAAAAGCGGCGTTACTTCCCGCAGCGCATGCGCGATCTCACCCGCTTCCCCAAGTTCGAGATCGCACGCGTGCTGCCCACCGGTAGCCACGATGTCGATGTCGACTACTATGCCGAAGGCTTCGAATAGCCCGGCCCGCGACCTGCGGGCCGGGGCCGGCTGATTTCAATGCTTGAGGGTGATACCGAACCGGTCTGAGAACACGGTTTCGAGTTGATCGAAGCACACGCCGACGCGGAGCACGCTGAAGTCGCGGAAATCGATGATCGTGCTGGACCGCCCTTCATCGTTGGCGTATTTGGAACGGCCATGATCGATCTGGATATCGGTCGCATCGCGCACTTCGGCCTCGATATCCTGCAAGCGGTACTTGCTGCCTTTCAGCGACGTGTTGGCCGATGAACCGAGCACCGGGTAGCCGCGTTCGATACTCTGATTCGCCATCTCGGTGTGCAGCGGCCCGGCATTCAGCAACATGTCGAGCGTGCCCTCCTTGCTAGAGGACGCCATGACGAACGAGGGCACACGACTGAGCAGGCGATGCTCGGCATCGAACGGTGCCACCACCGAAAACGGCAGATTCTCTTCAGTGACGATCGTACGGATGATCTCGCGCTTTTCCGCGGGCAGATCGTGGAGTTCCTCGC from Salinisphaera sp. T31B1 carries:
- a CDS encoding Sua5/YciO/YrdC/YwlC family protein gives rise to the protein MNQTATDANGPTPSPEQVKADAARVLDVLGDGGVAIIPLDVAYAIVGQSENAIRRIFDAKRRSYEKPSGMFGSWQLSEELHDLPAEKREIIRTIVTEENLPFSVVAPFDAEHRLLSRVPSFVMASSSKEGTLDMLLNAGPLHTEMANQSIERGYPVLGSSANTSLKGSKYRLQDIEAEVRDATDIQIDHGRSKYANDEGRSSTIIDFRDFSVLRVGVCFDQLETVFSDRFGITLKH